One genomic segment of Salvelinus namaycush isolate Seneca unplaced genomic scaffold, SaNama_1.0 Scaffold10, whole genome shotgun sequence includes these proteins:
- the LOC120035253 gene encoding zinc finger protein 708-like: protein MDFLLSSSTTGHLKCMDFLLSSTTGHLKCMDFLLSSSTTGHLKCMDFLLSSFIIGHLTCMDFLLSSSTTGHLKCMDFLLSSTTGHLKCMDFLLSCHLLHCCCSQQQDNMSGEKETLLDEIEHSLNCLTKDNLLYLCERCGIDGSQVKGKNHRSLRRKILEEMWVNADSVKSEEQGMSWLLRLKDDIRKIQEESTVSPMSHSQSDDDATDCDEEWDMENKDWFLSNGLEAAPEDHTPEQRQRGDTSLPPASPLPESPGPASPASTLLLGLKRVSVRLVDCRKTLELSGTTRVGGEEKGYGDSDSMSSSRNNGDNPNCRSLSGKDLSSGKAPGLKVIQRPYSCDVCEKSFTQSGNLRRHQRVHTGERPYVCPICGKSFRMSGTLTRHKRTHTGEKPYGCPICGKRFRTSGQLTIHKRTHTGEKPYSCDQCGKSFTQACSLTEHKRTHTGVMFHCSDCEKSFPTSVKLKRHQQTHTGEKPYRCDQCGKSFARAYSLTEHKLTHTGEKPFVCDQCGKRFTNSGTLTLHKPTHTGEKPRSCAIYSCKHCEWSFAHSEDLARHHQRKHMWEGIHVCDQCGKSFASSGDLNIHKRIHTGEKQYVCDQCGKSFSSSGNLNIHKRIHTGEKPYVCDQCGKSFASSGFLTKHKHIHTGEKPYSCEQCEKRYISKGELRTHQLVHPRENSLFLCDRCGKSFTHMGSLNVHMRRHTGEKPYRCDQCGKSFIQPVELKMHQRVHTGEKPYSCDLCRKRFAQSGLLTVHKRTHTGEKRYKCDICGKRFAQSGNLKSHQKTHTGGERTRTGGERTRTGGERTRTGGERTRTGGERTRTGGERSHSDRGLNHLHTSILSGISSQDPSVDSGQTSQDPSVDSGQTSQDPSVDSGQTSQDPSVDSG, encoded by the exons ATGGACTTCCTGCTGTCTTCTTCTACTACAGGTCATCTAAAGTGTATGGACTTCCTGCTGTCTTCTACTACAGGTCATCTAAAGTGTATGGACTTCCTGCTGTCTTCTTCTACTACAGGTCATCTAAAGTGTATGGACTTCCTGCTGTCTTCTTTTATTATAGGCCATCTAACGTGTATGGACTTCCTGCTGTCTTCTTCTACTACAGGTCATCTAAAGTGTATGGACTTCCTGCTGTCTTCTACTACAGGTCATCTAAAGTGTATGGACTTCCTGCTGTCTTGCCATTTACTGCATTGTTGTTGTTCCCAACAGCAGGACAACATGAGTGGAGAGAAGGAGACTTTGTTGGATGAAATCGAACATAGTTTAAACTGTCTAACCAAGGACAATTTACTTTACCTGTGTGAACGCTGTGGAATAGATGGCTCCCAAGTTAAAGGAAAGAACCATCGCTCGTTGCGCCGTAAAATCTTGGAGGAAATGTGGGTAAATGCAGATTCGGTCAAATCGGAGGAGCAGGGAATGTCTTGGTTACTCCGACTGAAAGATGACATCAGAAAGATACAGGAAGAATCTACTGTGTCACCCATGAGTCACAGCCAGTCTGATGATGATGCTACAGACTGTGATGAAGAATGGGACATGGAAAACAAGGATTGGTTTCTTAGCAACGGGCTGGAGGCAGCTCCAGAGGACCACACCCCAGAGCAGAGGCAGAGGGGT GACACGTCTCTACCACCCGCCTCCCCTCTCCCCGAGTCCCCAGGTCCTGCCTCTCCCGCTAGCACATTACTACTGGGTTTGAAGAGGGTGTCTGTGCGGCTGGTTGACTGCAGGAAAACACTGGAGCTGAGTGGAACTACGAGagtaggaggagaagagaagggatATGGAGATTCAGATTCGATGTCATCAAGTAGGAACAATG GGGACAACCCTAACTGTCGCTCGCTCAGTGGGAAGGACTTATCATCTGGGAAGGCTCCAGGGTTGAAAGTGATCCAGCgaccttatagctgtgatgtATGTGAGAAGAGTTTCACTCAATCAGGAAACCTACGACGGCACCaaagagtacacacaggagagagaccataTGTCTGTCCTATATGTGGAAAGAGTTTCCGTATGTCAGGAACACTGACTagacacaagagaacacacacaggagagaaaccatatggctgtcCTATATGTGGAAAGCGTTTCCGTACATCAGGACAATTGACTATACACaagcgaacacacactggagagaaaccttatagctgcgatcaatgtgggaagagttttactcaagCTTGTTCCCTGACTGAACACAAGCGAACACACACTGGCGTGATGTTCCACTGCTCAGACTGTGAGAAGAGCTTCCCTACATCAGTGAAGTTGAAACGGCACCAGCAAacgcacacaggagagaaaccttatcgctgtgatcaatgtgggaagagttttgcgaGAGCTTATTCCCTGACTGAACACAAgctaacacacacaggagagaaaccatttgtctgtgatcaatgtgggaagagatttactaaCTCAGGAACACTGACTTTACATAAgccaacacacactggagagaaacctcgTAGCTGTGCTATATACAGCTGTAAGCACTGTGAGTGGAGTTTTGCTCATTCAGAAGACCTAGCAAGACACCACCAGAGAAAACACATGTGGGAGGGTATTCAtgtctgtgatcaatgtgggaagagttttgctagtTCTGGAGACCTGAATATACACAAGCGTATACACACAGGCGAGAAACAATATGTCTGtgatcagtgtggaaagagtttttctaGTTCGGGAAACCTGAATATACACAAGCGTATACACACAGGCGAGAAACCATAtgtctgtgatcaatgtgggaagagctttgcttcATCGGGATTCCTGACTAAACACAAGCATatacacaccggagagaaaccttacagttGTGAACAGTGTGAGAAGAGATACATTTCCAAAGGAGAGTTGAGAACCCACCAGCTTGTACACCCCAGAGAGAACTCTCTTTTCCTGTGCGATcgatgtgggaagagcttcacaCACATGGGATCCCTGAATGTACACATGCGTaggcacacaggagagaaaccctaccgctgcgatcaatgtgggaagagctttatTCAGCCAGTAGAATTGAAAATGCACCAACGAgtgcacactggagagaaaccctacagctgtgATCTATGCAGGAAGAGATTCGCTCAGTCAGGACTGCTGACTgtacacaagagaacacacactggagagaaacgtTATAAATGTGACatatgtgggaagagatttgctCAGTCAGGAAACCTGAAGAGTCATCAGAAAACCCACACAGGCGGAGAGAGAACCCGCACAGGCGGAGAGAGAACCCGCACAGGCGGAGAGAGAACCCGCACAGGCGGAGAGAGAACCCGCACAGGCGGAGAGAGAACCCGCACAGGTGGAGAGAGAAGTCATTCAGACAGAGGACTGAATCACCTCCACACCTCCATCCTCTCAGGCATCAGTTCTCAGGATCCCTCTGTCGACTCTGGGCAAACATCACAGGATCCCTCTGTCGACTCTGGGCAAACATCACAGGATCCCTCTGTCGACTCTGGGCAAACATCACAGGATCCCTCTGTCGACTCTGGGTAA